The genomic DNA GGTAGCCTGAGCCATCCCACTTTTCCTGGTGGCTGTAGGCGATTTCCTTGGACACGCTGAGAAACGCCACGCGCATGCCCAGCCGGCGCTCCGCATCCTCAATGGCATTGCGGCCCAGCGTGGTGTGGGTTTTCATGATTTCAAACTCTTCCACCGTGAGCTTGCCGGGCTTGAGCAGGATATGGTCGGGAATGCTCAGATCGGGCGGCGCGCCAGACTGCGCAATCTTGAGCGCCTTCTCGCCATGATTGGCCACCTTGACCAGAAAATGCTCGCGCAGCAGGCTGCCCATCAGGGTGAGGTTTTCCGGTGTGTCGTCCACCACCAGCACCGTGGCGATGGGTTTTTCCACATACTGCGCGAGGCTGGAATAAGAAGGCGCGTTTTCCATGGTCTTTCCCTCAGGTGCGCGCTCAAGGCGGGGCATCCGTTGGCGGCGTTGGCACGGGGTTGATTGTGGCCAACATGTCCAGCGCCTTTTCAAAATCGTAATTGCCAGCATGTTCTGCAACCGTCCGAAAGGCATCGCCAAGCAACGCATCAAGCACAGTCACATTGTGTTTCAAATATTCAACCGCTGCTGGATCGTCCCGCGCCAGCAGGCTGCGCAGCTGCGCGAGCGTCTGGTGCGCCTCCTGGTGCGCCACCTGGGGCACCGGATTCGACGCAGAAGAGGCGCGTTGCTGCCACGCCTGCAGTCCTTCCAGCAACGGCTGCAGGTGAACGGCCAGCGTATCGACCCGCGCGTGCAATGCCGACACCGCGTCAGCCTGCCTCAACCCGTGTTCCAGCGCCTGCGCCGCATCGGAAACACCGGTGGCGCCGATGTTGGCGGCAACCGATCGCAAGGTGTGGGCCAGCCGCTCTGCCAGCGGCATCTGGCCCGCTGCCAGGGCCTCCCGCACCCGGTGCACCGCCAGGCCCTGCCCCGCGCAGAACCGGCGCAGCAGATCGGCATAGAGCGCCGGCTTGCCCAGCGCGCGCTGCAGGCCCAGGGCCGTATCGAGCCCCGGCACCGACAGTGAGGCTATCTGCTCGGACAGGGGCGCCGGTGCGGCCACACCCGGCGCTACCCCACCGGCGCTGGCCGGTTGACCCAGCGCCGGGCGCGGGCGAATCCACCGCGCCAGCGCCGCCCACAGCACGGCCGGCTCGATGGGTTTGGCCACATGGTCGTTCATGCCGGCGGCAAAACACCGCTGGCGGTCGGCCTCCAGGGCATTGGCAGTCATGGCGACGATGGGCAGGCGGGCATGGCGCGGGTCGGCGCGCAGCCGCCGAGTGGCCGTTTCGCCGTCCATCACGGGCATCTGCATGTCCATCAGCACCACGTCGTAATGGGCGCTGTCCAGCTTTTCGATGGCGACCTGCCCGTTGTCTGCAACGTCCACCTCGAAACCGGCATCGCGCAGCAACTCCACCGCCACCAGCTGGTTGAGTTCGTTGTCCTCGACGAGCAACACACGCGCCCCCCGAATCGCCTCGGGCAACACATCGCTATCGGGTGCGGGGCCAGGCTCCTGGCGTTCAGCCAGTCCGGCGCCTTCCGTGGGATGCATCAAGGTGTCAAAAAGAACCGAGGCATTCACCGGCTTGATCAGCACGGCGTCGATGCCCTGCGCGCGCGCCGCGCGCATCACGTCTTCGCGCCCGTAGGCCGTGACCATCAGCATCTGCGGCACCTGCGCCAGGCCCAGGCTGCGGATATGCCCCGCCAGCTCAATGCCGTCCATGCCTGGCATGTGCCAGTCCAGCAGCAGCAGCCCGAACGGCTTTTGCTGCTGCATGGCGGTGCGCAGCACGTCCAGGGCCTGGGCGCCCGAATGCGCCTGCTGCACCTCAAAGCCCATGGACTGCAGCATGTCCGACAGCACCGTGGCGGCCGTGTGGTTGTCGTCCACCACCAGCACGCGGCGCCCGCGCATGCTGGTAGGCGGCTGCAGCCGGCGTGCCGGCGCCCCGCGCTCCAGCGGCAGCGTCACCCAGAAGGTCGAGCCCTTGCCCAACTCACTGCGCACGCCCACCTCGCCGCCCATCAGCTCGGCCAGGCTCTTGCAGATCGCCAAGCCCAGCCCGGTGCCGCCGTGGCGGCGCGTGGTGGACGGGTCGGCCTGCTGAAAACTCTGGAACAGTCGGCCCATCTGCTCGGGCGTGAGGCCGATGCCTGTGTCGCGCACCTCAAAGCGCAGCAGCACGCGCCGGGCATCCTGCTCGTGCACCCGCACGGCGATGCTGATCTCACCGTGGTCGGTGAACTTGACAGCGTTGTTGGAAAAGTTGATGAGAATCTGCCCCAGTCGCAGGGAGTCGCCCACCAGATTGGCGGGCACATCGGCGGCCACATCGCAGACCAGTTCCAGCCCTTTGGCGCCGGCCTTGTAGCCCACCACATCAGTGACGCCTTCGAGCAAGCGGTCGAGCACGAAGGGGTGCTTTTCCACCTCCAGCTTGCCCGCCTCGATCTTGGAGAAATCGAGGATGTCGTTGATCACGCCCAGCAGGTGCTGGCCCGCCTGCTGGATCTTGCTCACATAGTCGTGTTGCCGGGCGTTCAGGCCCGACTTGAGTGCCAGGTGCGACATGCCGATGATGGCGTTCATGGGCGTGCGGATTTCATGGCTCATGTTGGCCAGAAAATTGGACTTGAGGGCCGCGTTTTCCTCTGCCATTTCCTTGGCCAGGCGCAGGTTTTGCTGTGCCTTCGTGCGGTCGGTGATGTCCACAAAGGTACCAATGGCGCCACCCTGCGAGCCGTCCGGACGCAAAAACCCGTGCAACCAAAAGAGCATGTGGTGCACGCTGCCGTCGGCGAAGGGCAGGTCCACATCCTTGTGCACCGATTGCGTTCCCGTCATCACCGCACCCGCATCCGCATCAAACCGGGCCCGCTCCGCCGCCGTCAGAAACTGCAGGTCCAGCACAGTCTTGCCGATCAGGTCTTCGCGGCGCACGCCAAAGGCCTCTTCGTAGGCCACGTTGAACCCGATGTACCGCCCCTGGGCGTCCTTGTAGAAAAGCGGCACCGGAATGGCATCGATCAGGGCCTGCTGAAAGCCCAGTTGCTCCGCCACCTGCGCTTCGAGCTGCTTCTGGTCGTGGATATCCACATTGACCCCGACCACGCGCACGGCCTTTCCGGCGGCGTCGCGGACAATGCGGGCGGCCTCCAGAAACCAGCGCACCTCGCCATCGGGGCGCACGATGCGCCAGGAATTGCGCAGATAGGTTTCGGTGCCTGCCAGGCACTGATCAAAATAGGCACCGGCGCGCTCTCGGTCATCGGGATGCAGACAGGCCAGCCAGCCGGCACGCCCGTTGGGCTGGGTGCCCGCAGGCAAGCCAATCATTGCCACCAGTTTGTCCGACCAGACGATGGCGTCGCTCGCCAGATCGATGTCGTACACGCCCACCTTGCCAGCCTCCTGGGCCAGCTCCAGCCGTTCGGCGGCCTCGCGCATGGCCACCTCGGCCTGCCGCGCCTCGCTGATGTCTTCAATCACCCAGATCGACGCCGACTGGCAGCCCTCCATCTGCACACCGCGCCCGGACAGGCGCGCAACATACGTGCTGCCGTCCAGCCGGTAGAGCGTGGCATCTTCCCGCAGCGCCTGCCCCTGAGCCAGCCGGGGCACCACGCGCGCGATGAACTGCTCGGAATGGTGGGGGCCGCCGAACAAGGTGGATACGCTCTGCCCCAGCAAACCCGCCACCGTGCCACGCATCAGCTCCACAAACGCCGGATTGAACTGTTTGAACCGGCCATCGCACACCAGCAAGATGGGTGGTGCGTTGTCAAAAATGGCCGTTTGCTGCTCCAGCAGCTCGTTGAGCAGGCGCTCGCGGCGCTGCAGCTCGGCCTGGGCCTGCATGCGCTCGGTGACATCTTCGTGCAAGCCCACCATGCCAATGCGTTTGCCCCGTTTGTCGAACACCGGCGAAAGCGTGGCCTCGTCGTGGTAGATGCTGCCGTCCCGCCGCCGATTGACGAACTGCCCCTGCCAGGAATGCCCCGACAGCAAGGTGGACCACATCTGCTGGTACGTTGCGGGCGCAGTCTGGCCGCTGGCAACGATGGAGGGCTTTTTGCCGCGCACATCCCTCAGGGCATAACCAGTATTGCGCTCGTATTGCGGATTGACCCAGTCAATGCGCCCATCGCCATCGGTGATCACCACGGCCACCGGGCTGCTCTCCAGCGCGGCGCCCAGCAGGTGAAACCGCTCGCCCGCCGCAGCCACACGCTGGCGGCTGACCAGCAGGTCCCGCACCATGAGGCCCAGAAGGCTCAGGATCACAAAGGCCACACCGCCCACCTGCAGGCGCAGGGGCAGCGGCGTCAAGGCACTGACATCGTCCAGCGCCAGCAGTTGCCAGTCTCCGCCGGGGTCTTTCCAGTCAAGGGGGTGCCGCGCTACCGCATGGGTCACACCATTGATTTCCACCTGGTCCGCATCGGGAGAAAACGGCAGCGCCGAGGCCACGCCGTTGTCAAAATGCTGCCCCATCTGCCGGGACGCGCGAACAGCATCAATGCGCGCCTGGGTCAGCGGCGGGGTCATGGCAAACAACCATTCGGGCCGGGTCGCGGCAAAGGCCACACCCTGGGGGGACAACAGCAGCATGGGCAACCCGGCACTTGCGAGCTGCGCATCCACGGAGTCCAATCCCACCTTGGCCATCACCACACCAATGATGGTGCTGCTGAGCGAGTCGCTTTCGTACAGCGGCGCCGCGTAATACAGCCCGCGCTCTTTCGTGTTGCCGCCAATGGCGGCATACACATTCGCTGCGCCATGCACGGCCTGCTGGAAATAGGGGCGATACGCCAGATTGCCCCCCGTGAACCTGGACCCCGGGGTTTCATGGGCCACCACGGTGCCATCATGCGACATCACATAGATGCCATCGATCAAAAACCGGCCGCGCGCCACCGCCAGCCGGTTCAATGCCGCGCTGTCGTCCGGCGCCAGCACACCCATGGCTATGTCCTTGAGCAGTGGCTCGCTGAGCCCGAGCAGGGACACCGCCCCCAGCAACCCACCCCCTTGCACCTGCACCTTCAGTGCCTGCGCCGTCTGGTCCAGCAGCCGGGCGCGCTCCACACTGCGCTCTGACTCGCGCCAGCGCGCAGCCGCCTCCACCACC from Acidovorax sp. T1 includes the following:
- a CDS encoding PAS domain S-box protein: MRGIGEGAHFFERVLERNARWARGWALVLAVALLGSWLVVEAAARWRESERSVERARLLDQTAQALKVQVQGGGLLGAVSLLGLSEPLLKDIAMGVLAPDDSAALNRLAVARGRFLIDGIYVMSHDGTVVAHETPGSRFTGGNLAYRPYFQQAVHGAANVYAAIGGNTKERGLYYAAPLYESDSLSSTIIGVVMAKVGLDSVDAQLASAGLPMLLLSPQGVAFAATRPEWLFAMTPPLTQARIDAVRASRQMGQHFDNGVASALPFSPDADQVEINGVTHAVARHPLDWKDPGGDWQLLALDDVSALTPLPLRLQVGGVAFVILSLLGLMVRDLLVSRQRVAAAGERFHLLGAALESSPVAVVITDGDGRIDWVNPQYERNTGYALRDVRGKKPSIVASGQTAPATYQQMWSTLLSGHSWQGQFVNRRRDGSIYHDEATLSPVFDKRGKRIGMVGLHEDVTERMQAQAELQRRERLLNELLEQQTAIFDNAPPILLVCDGRFKQFNPAFVELMRGTVAGLLGQSVSTLFGGPHHSEQFIARVVPRLAQGQALREDATLYRLDGSTYVARLSGRGVQMEGCQSASIWVIEDISEARQAEVAMREAAERLELAQEAGKVGVYDIDLASDAIVWSDKLVAMIGLPAGTQPNGRAGWLACLHPDDRERAGAYFDQCLAGTETYLRNSWRIVRPDGEVRWFLEAARIVRDAAGKAVRVVGVNVDIHDQKQLEAQVAEQLGFQQALIDAIPVPLFYKDAQGRYIGFNVAYEEAFGVRREDLIGKTVLDLQFLTAAERARFDADAGAVMTGTQSVHKDVDLPFADGSVHHMLFWLHGFLRPDGSQGGAIGTFVDITDRTKAQQNLRLAKEMAEENAALKSNFLANMSHEIRTPMNAIIGMSHLALKSGLNARQHDYVSKIQQAGQHLLGVINDILDFSKIEAGKLEVEKHPFVLDRLLEGVTDVVGYKAGAKGLELVCDVAADVPANLVGDSLRLGQILINFSNNAVKFTDHGEISIAVRVHEQDARRVLLRFEVRDTGIGLTPEQMGRLFQSFQQADPSTTRRHGGTGLGLAICKSLAELMGGEVGVRSELGKGSTFWVTLPLERGAPARRLQPPTSMRGRRVLVVDDNHTAATVLSDMLQSMGFEVQQAHSGAQALDVLRTAMQQQKPFGLLLLDWHMPGMDGIELAGHIRSLGLAQVPQMLMVTAYGREDVMRAARAQGIDAVLIKPVNASVLFDTLMHPTEGAGLAERQEPGPAPDSDVLPEAIRGARVLLVEDNELNQLVAVELLRDAGFEVDVADNGQVAIEKLDSAHYDVVLMDMQMPVMDGETATRRLRADPRHARLPIVAMTANALEADRQRCFAAGMNDHVAKPIEPAVLWAALARWIRPRPALGQPASAGGVAPGVAAPAPLSEQIASLSVPGLDTALGLQRALGKPALYADLLRRFCAGQGLAVHRVREALAAGQMPLAERLAHTLRSVAANIGATGVSDAAQALEHGLRQADAVSALHARVDTLAVHLQPLLEGLQAWQQRASSASNPVPQVAHQEAHQTLAQLRSLLARDDPAAVEYLKHNVTVLDALLGDAFRTVAEHAGNYDFEKALDMLATINPVPTPPTDAPP
- a CDS encoding HD domain-containing phosphohydrolase is translated as MENAPSYSSLAQYVEKPIATVLVVDDTPENLTLMGSLLREHFLVKVANHGEKALKIAQSGAPPDLSIPDHILLKPGKLTVEEFEIMKTHTTLGRNAIEDAERRLGMRVAFLSVSKEIAYSHQEKWDGSGYPEGLAGDAIPVSARLMAVADVYDALISKRVYKPAFSHDQACGIIVRGKGAHFAPDMVDAFVDLAEDFRRIAQKYPDPA